A portion of the Candidatus Pristimantibacillus lignocellulolyticus genome contains these proteins:
- a CDS encoding leucine-rich repeat protein, with product MKKIVGVILVIAMLVLPISFNKVYADMSSEFTYTVSNSTAIITGYTGSSSDIIIPDEIDGYPVTGIGNEAFISKRLTSVIIPEGVLSIGSSAFHSNFLTSVIIPESVTSISDRVFAWNNIVDLVIPNSVTSIGDYAFSSNNLSNVTLSNNITFIGTGAFFMNNLTTIILPSSLTSLSPSVFMSNKLTNVVIPDSVTSIGNGAFHSNELISVTIPDNVTTIEENAFSINNLVDVTIPNSVTTIERDAFSNNKLVNVTIPNSVTSLANSVFSNNELTSITLPNSLTQIGYNTFSYNKLSNVTIPASVTSIGLNAFTYNSLNTITFEGSLTSLDASVIASQTKQEYTFENWYSDELLQAAWDFTSAIDANTTLYAQYTPNTYTISFNSNGGSQVIDLTDINYNTTITEPVAPTKSGYVFGGWYVDQELTTTWNFNTDIVTEDKTLFAKWSLYNPPFVPPYVPPVVEQEVEDTEDIKSENEPEAPVEKYFTDIDGHWAENIINRLAQKGILHGYENGRYGPNDFIQRHHLALLINRLIKFDAIREAVSFEDVPANHPSYSAILNLQQGGVIDGYKNSFHPSGQLTLGELAKILVNAFNIEQANITGENPHWSYLYTQTLSELEIIKEEDIENGVNKPVTRALLADILYRLLQYKQLI from the coding sequence ATGAAAAAAATAGTAGGAGTAATATTAGTAATAGCAATGTTAGTTTTACCAATCAGTTTTAATAAGGTGTATGCTGATATGTCAAGTGAATTTACCTATACAGTGTCTAATTCAACAGCGATAATAACTGGATATACGGGTAGTTCAAGCGATATTATTATCCCTGATGAAATAGATGGGTATCCCGTAACTGGCATAGGAAATGAAGCGTTTATTTCTAAAAGATTAACAAGTGTAATAATTCCCGAAGGTGTACTGTCAATTGGTAGTAGCGCATTTCATAGTAACTTTTTAACAAGTGTAATAATTCCTGAAAGTGTCACTTCTATTTCAGACCGTGTTTTTGCTTGGAATAATATAGTTGATCTTGTTATTCCTAATAGTGTGACAAGTATAGGAGATTATGCATTCTCCTCAAATAACTTAAGTAATGTTACACTTTCAAACAATATTACGTTTATTGGTACTGGTGCTTTTTTTATGAATAATTTAACAACTATAATTTTACCTAGTAGCTTGACGAGTCTAAGCCCTTCGGTATTTATGAGTAATAAATTAACAAATGTAGTCATTCCTGATAGTGTTACAAGTATTGGAAATGGTGCCTTTCATAGTAATGAATTAATAAGTGTGACCATTCCTGATAATGTAACTACTATTGAAGAAAATGCTTTTTCAATTAATAACCTAGTGGATGTGACTATTCCAAATAGTGTGACCACGATTGAAAGAGATGCTTTTTCTAATAATAAACTAGTTAATGTAACGATTCCAAATAGCGTAACATCTCTCGCAAACAGTGTTTTTAGTAACAATGAATTAACTAGTATTACTCTTCCAAATAGCTTAACTCAGATAGGGTACAATACGTTTTCTTACAATAAACTAAGCAATGTAACTATCCCTGCTAGCGTCACAAGTATTGGTTTAAACGCTTTTACTTATAACAGTCTTAATACGATTACGTTTGAAGGTAGCTTAACATCATTGGATGCGTCAGTTATTGCTTCTCAAACAAAACAAGAATATACATTTGAAAATTGGTATAGCGATGAATTGTTGCAAGCAGCTTGGGATTTTACTAGTGCAATAGATGCGAATACAACATTATATGCACAATATACTCCCAATACATATACGATTTCCTTTAATAGTAATGGTGGTAGTCAGGTGATTGATCTAACTGATATAAACTATAATACGACGATTACAGAACCAGTCGCCCCAACAAAATCAGGTTATGTATTCGGAGGCTGGTATGTAGATCAAGAACTTACAACAACTTGGAATTTCAATACTGACATAGTAACAGAAGATAAAACATTATTTGCTAAGTGGTCTCTTTATAATCCACCATTTGTGCCGCCATATGTGCCACCAGTTGTGGAACAAGAAGTAGAAGATACAGAAGATATTAAATCAGAAAATGAACCTGAAGCACCCGTAGAAAAATATTTTACTGATATAGATGGACATTGGGCTGAAAATATTATAAATAGATTAGCACAAAAAGGGATATTACATGGTTATGAAAATGGTCGATACGGTCCGAATGACTTTATCCAAAGACATCATCTTGCATTGTTGATTAATCGTTTAATAAAATTTGATGCAATAAGGGAAGCTGTAAGCTTTGAAGATGTGCCGGCTAATCATCCGAGCTATAGTGCAATATTAAACCTACAGCAAGGTGGAGTTATAGATGGTTATAAAAATTCATTTCATCCATCAGGACAGTTAACACTAGGTGAGCTTGCGAAAATATTAGTAAATGCTTTTAATATAGAGCAGGCTAATATTACAGGAGAAAATCCACATTGGAGTTATCTCTATACTCAGACTCTATCAGAATTAGAGATTATAAAAGAAGAGGATATAGAAAATGGTGTAAATAAACCAGTAACAAGAGCTTTGTTGGCTGATATTTTATATCGCTTGTTACAGTATAAGCAGTTAATATAA
- a CDS encoding outer membrane lipoprotein carrier protein LolA, protein MRRMTWIAAIILSMALVLSACGTKDAESVVKDLDKFLNSMEGYSGTGTMTLHNGQQPQVYQVEVSYSKPEAYRIKLTNAEKDISQIVLRNDEGVFVLTPKQNKVFRFQSDWPQKQGQVYLYQTLIQSILLDGSRQFTTTDDAYVFDVMAKYNSTSLARQKIWLSQDDYKPMQVEVSDTNATVLVDVKFDTFEFNPSFAESFFETESNMQTSSDNVDTLAPGDEGVGAEEGNVDSDTSTDPDAGTSVEQPTAGEEGQETEQIEEDDATSIAPTTPLVFTAMEALHVPSGVTFKDMTDIEYAGDQGVMTRYQGAYNYTLIQTEAKELATTLVPGDFVDLGFTIAQLTSGDDVHTLTWTYYGNQFRLSSADLPEVEMIKIAQSVLAEVSK, encoded by the coding sequence ATGCGTCGCATGACATGGATCGCGGCAATTATACTAAGTATGGCACTAGTGTTATCTGCTTGCGGGACGAAAGACGCCGAATCCGTGGTAAAGGATTTGGACAAATTCTTGAATAGTATGGAAGGTTACAGTGGCACAGGCACGATGACCTTACATAACGGTCAGCAGCCTCAAGTGTATCAGGTGGAAGTTTCGTATTCGAAGCCAGAGGCTTATCGCATTAAGCTGACAAATGCAGAGAAGGACATTTCTCAAATTGTTCTTCGCAATGATGAAGGTGTGTTTGTACTAACTCCAAAGCAAAATAAAGTGTTCCGTTTCCAAAGCGATTGGCCGCAAAAACAAGGTCAAGTATACTTGTACCAAACATTAATTCAAAGCATTTTACTTGATGGCTCTCGTCAATTTACAACGACAGATGATGCTTATGTATTTGATGTTATGGCAAAATACAATAGTACATCGCTTGCTAGACAGAAAATTTGGCTAAGCCAAGACGACTATAAACCGATGCAAGTAGAAGTTAGCGACACTAACGCAACTGTACTTGTAGACGTTAAATTCGATACATTCGAATTCAATCCATCTTTTGCTGAAAGTTTCTTTGAGACAGAATCCAATATGCAGACGAGTTCTGATAATGTAGATACACTTGCTCCTGGTGATGAGGGCGTAGGTGCTGAGGAAGGCAACGTGGACAGTGACACTAGCACTGATCCAGATGCTGGTACTTCAGTTGAACAACCTACAGCTGGTGAAGAAGGTCAAGAAACTGAACAGATCGAAGAAGACGACGCAACGAGTATCGCTCCAACAACTCCACTAGTATTCACAGCTATGGAAGCTTTACATGTGCCATCAGGAGTTACTTTTAAGGATATGACAGATATTGAATACGCTGGAGATCAAGGTGTTATGACGCGCTATCAAGGTGCTTACAATTACACGTTGATTCAAACGGAAGCGAAAGAACTTGCAACAACATTGGTGCCAGGAGATTTTGTTGATCTAGGTTTCACTATTGCTCAACTTACATCTGGCGATGATGTTCATACATTAACTTGGACATATTATGGTAATCAATTCCGTCTAAGTAGTGCAGATCTACCAGAAGTTGAAATGATTAAAATTGCTCAATCTGTTCTTGCTGAAGTATCCAAATAA
- the alr gene encoding alanine racemase gives MSTFYRPTWADISLDALHHNIEAVKSGLKEGTRLLASVKANAYGHGLVEISRAVERYGVDYLGVAFLDEALQLRKEGIQLPILVLGFVAPEHLHIAREYDVTIALYREDQLQAAASMEETANKRLKVHVKIDTGMGRLGILGHAEAIAFIEKAMAIPELYVEGVFTHYSKADEADKTYTSLQYDRFHAIECHIRQEGWDIPIIHAANSAGGMDTPQWSGDMVRLGIAMYGMYPSEEVNKDNIELKPVLSLKTKVVHVKETPSDWGISYGARYVTNEPEWIGTLPIGYADGYSRMLSGKIEVLLQGERIPVLGTICMDQCMVSLDKLKNYSMDSLLDEEVVLIGQQGEHTITTEQIAGLLGTINYELTCMIASRVPRRYIENNQIIAVSNGM, from the coding sequence TTGAGTACATTTTATCGACCAACTTGGGCAGATATTTCATTAGATGCATTGCATCATAATATAGAAGCAGTAAAATCTGGGTTAAAAGAAGGTACACGATTATTAGCATCGGTTAAAGCGAATGCATATGGTCACGGCTTAGTAGAAATTTCAAGAGCAGTAGAACGCTATGGTGTAGATTATTTAGGGGTAGCATTTCTTGATGAAGCATTGCAACTCCGTAAAGAAGGTATTCAATTACCGATTCTTGTTCTTGGTTTTGTAGCACCAGAACATTTGCATATTGCTAGAGAATACGATGTTACGATTGCCTTGTATCGTGAAGATCAATTACAGGCTGCCGCATCTATGGAGGAGACTGCTAACAAGCGTCTTAAGGTCCACGTGAAAATAGATACCGGTATGGGAAGACTAGGGATATTAGGGCACGCGGAAGCTATTGCTTTTATCGAGAAGGCAATGGCTATTCCTGAGCTTTATGTTGAAGGTGTTTTCACTCATTATTCCAAGGCTGATGAAGCAGACAAAACCTATACATCTCTTCAATATGATCGATTCCATGCTATTGAATGCCATATTAGACAAGAAGGCTGGGATATTCCGATCATTCATGCCGCGAATAGTGCGGGTGGAATGGACACTCCACAGTGGTCAGGTGATATGGTTCGTCTAGGAATTGCGATGTACGGCATGTATCCATCAGAAGAAGTGAATAAAGATAATATAGAATTAAAGCCTGTACTAAGCTTGAAGACTAAAGTTGTCCATGTCAAAGAAACCCCTTCAGATTGGGGGATTAGTTATGGTGCAAGATATGTAACGAATGAACCAGAATGGATCGGAACATTACCAATCGGTTATGCGGATGGTTATAGTCGTATGTTGTCTGGTAAAATAGAAGTTTTACTGCAAGGTGAGCGAATTCCTGTGTTAGGTACCATATGCATGGATCAATGCATGGTATCATTAGATAAGCTAAAAAATTATTCGATGGATTCATTACTGGATGAAGAAGTGGTACTGATTGGTCAGCAAGGTGAGCACACGATCACTACTGAACAGATTGCTGGTTTATTAGGCACGATTAATTATGAATTAACTTGTATGATCGCTAGTCGTGTACCTCGTCGTTATATTGAGAATAATCAAATAATTGCAGTCTCTAACGGAATGTAA
- a CDS encoding CopG family ribbon-helix-helix protein: MANIHNTKRIMISLPDQLLEEVDGIVATEKSNRSEFIRQAMKLYLIERKKRQIREKMQRGYMEMARINLNIASEAFQAEEEADHTLGRLVSGV, translated from the coding sequence GTGGCCAATATTCATAATACGAAGCGAATAATGATCAGTCTGCCCGATCAATTGCTAGAAGAAGTTGATGGAATTGTCGCAACTGAAAAATCAAATCGCAGTGAGTTCATTCGCCAAGCAATGAAGCTGTATTTGATCGAGCGCAAGAAAAGACAAATACGTGAAAAAATGCAGCGTGGCTATATGGAAATGGCAAGAATTAACTTAAATATTGCCTCAGAAGCTTTTCAAGCGGAGGAAGAAGCAGACCATACTTTAGGTCGTCTTGTTAGCGGGGTGTAG
- a CDS encoding type II toxin-antitoxin system PemK/MazF family toxin gives MIVKRGDVFFADLSPVVGSEQGGVRPVLVIQNDIGNRFSPTVIVAAITAQIQKAKLPTHVEMDAEKHGFDRDSVVLLEQIRTIDKQRLTDKITHLDDETMRKVDDALLISVGLIDF, from the coding sequence TTGATCGTAAAACGCGGAGATGTGTTTTTTGCTGATTTATCACCAGTTGTAGGCTCAGAGCAGGGTGGAGTTAGGCCTGTTCTAGTCATACAAAATGATATTGGTAATCGCTTCAGCCCTACAGTTATTGTAGCGGCTATTACTGCACAGATTCAAAAAGCAAAATTGCCTACTCATGTTGAGATGGATGCAGAAAAACATGGGTTCGATCGTGATTCAGTTGTTCTTCTTGAACAAATTCGTACGATTGATAAACAACGTCTAACAGATAAAATTACACATTTGGATGATGAAACGATGCGCAAGGTTGATGATGCACTTTTGATAAGTGTAGGATTAATTGATTTTTAA
- a CDS encoding flagellar biosynthesis protein FlgA, which yields MLRSRKMLITLLSAILSAVLVYGLYLMQSERIQAEEQVQVVVPSQWIEAGQMITMDQLKLLPMPNSLATAEMVFDIADVIGQESVVPLGSNEPILQWKLNRYALHPNEQEATFQIPRDYIKSISNGIRAGDAVWIYSSGEQSAPTKIFQQDIIVASVKTGSNLEVDAPEEDGKNAIVRSNAEQMYASRRIANGMIEYINVNLTEEQWLYIDNLCRTGEVKLVIAYHSLPKLVKGQVNDE from the coding sequence ATGTTAAGAAGTAGAAAGATGTTAATTACTTTACTATCAGCTATACTCTCGGCAGTCTTAGTATATGGACTATATCTGATGCAATCAGAGCGCATTCAAGCAGAGGAACAAGTTCAAGTGGTTGTACCAAGTCAATGGATTGAAGCGGGACAAATGATTACGATGGATCAATTGAAGTTGTTGCCCATGCCGAATTCATTAGCTACAGCTGAAATGGTTTTCGACATAGCCGATGTCATTGGGCAAGAATCAGTAGTTCCATTAGGCAGTAATGAACCAATATTACAATGGAAACTTAATCGCTACGCACTTCATCCGAATGAACAAGAAGCGACCTTTCAGATTCCTAGAGATTATATTAAATCTATATCTAATGGTATTCGTGCTGGAGATGCAGTCTGGATCTACAGTTCTGGTGAACAATCTGCACCAACAAAAATATTCCAACAAGATATTATCGTGGCATCAGTGAAAACTGGATCGAATCTTGAAGTTGATGCTCCAGAAGAGGACGGTAAAAATGCAATTGTACGCAGTAACGCAGAGCAAATGTATGCCTCTCGGCGTATTGCTAATGGCATGATCGAGTATATCAATGTCAATCTTACTGAAGAACAATGGTTGTATATTGATAATCTTTGTAGAACAGGTGAGGTTAAGCTCGTTATTGCTTATCATTCTTTACCGAAGTTAGTGAAAGGACAGGTTAATGATGAATAG
- the tadA gene encoding Flp pilus assembly complex ATPase component TadA encodes MSTPRGLNEEERKEYSESLNQAVLGFPDARQYILNIIADRLLKLHINEIEQYEHPYASLAEAIFSEVVGMHVLEVIIRDTDGLEEIQVVGTNIYTIIRGEVSLSPYRFEQLKEVERIQQNLVLFNNDQINMRKRWAEVMLRDGSRVTITGLGYTALPTLTIRFYTLRNIPLSQLANAPYRMMSPSMLTVFHLILQNRYNLVLIGPTNTGKTNLLKACIAELPAEERLVTIEGRYEMMISRDYPNRNIIEYEINEDDYLHSSNQAFKLALRQSPQRIIHAEIRDDDANIYVRACTRGHHGSMTTVHANQLEDVPEAIVDMCMLDGRGMDANRLAKRITQFVTEIGIQLQLVNGRRIITRIGRLQWDNDEVRVTDWVTYHPETDQWTIHWHYIRQELPHIEEGVS; translated from the coding sequence TTGAGTACACCGAGAGGTTTGAATGAGGAAGAACGAAAGGAATACAGCGAGTCACTCAATCAAGCGGTTTTGGGTTTCCCAGATGCAAGACAGTATATATTAAATATTATTGCTGACCGATTATTGAAGCTACATATTAATGAGATAGAACAATATGAACATCCCTACGCCTCGCTTGCGGAAGCGATATTTTCTGAAGTAGTCGGCATGCATGTGCTGGAAGTTATCATTCGAGATACGGATGGACTTGAGGAAATTCAAGTAGTTGGAACAAATATATATACGATAATACGCGGCGAAGTAAGTCTCTCTCCTTATCGTTTCGAACAATTGAAAGAGGTAGAACGTATTCAACAAAATTTGGTGTTATTCAATAACGATCAAATTAATATGCGTAAACGTTGGGCGGAAGTTATGCTTCGAGATGGTTCTCGTGTAACCATAACAGGACTTGGATATACTGCACTTCCAACGTTGACGATTCGTTTTTATACACTTCGTAATATTCCTCTCTCACAATTAGCAAATGCCCCTTATAGAATGATGTCTCCCAGTATGCTTACTGTCTTCCATTTGATCCTTCAAAATCGGTATAATCTCGTTCTTATTGGCCCAACAAATACAGGGAAAACAAACCTATTGAAAGCTTGTATAGCTGAGCTACCAGCAGAAGAAAGATTGGTAACCATTGAAGGACGATATGAGATGATGATTAGTAGAGATTATCCTAATCGCAATATTATAGAGTATGAAATTAATGAGGATGATTATTTGCATAGCTCTAACCAAGCATTTAAACTCGCTCTTCGCCAATCACCTCAGCGTATTATTCATGCTGAGATCCGTGATGATGATGCAAACATTTATGTGAGAGCTTGTACACGAGGACATCATGGAAGTATGACGACAGTACATGCCAATCAGCTTGAAGATGTCCCAGAAGCTATCGTAGACATGTGTATGCTTGATGGCAGGGGCATGGATGCTAATCGTCTAGCAAAACGAATAACACAATTTGTGACCGAGATTGGTATTCAGCTTCAGCTTGTAAATGGTCGGCGTATTATTACAAGAATCGGAAGATTACAGTGGGATAATGATGAAGTTCGCGTTACCGATTGGGTTACTTATCATCCGGAAACGGATCAATGGACAATACATTGGCATTATATACGCCAGGAGTTACCTCATATTGAGGAAGGAGTTTCCTAA
- a CDS encoding PH domain-containing protein has translation MNRELTQKLHKDYIKASKLTSYITHGIFLLLIIAALIVIIMNDWTMIPIYIAGAVWILSFVIFTYIVPAYEYRSLSFEVFNEELEIQSGIWFRSNVLIPMNRVQHVEVGSGPIMRKYKLASLKVVTAAKQHEISGLHQSDAETLKVQIGELAKVDELHD, from the coding sequence ATGAATCGTGAACTTACTCAGAAATTACATAAAGACTACATTAAAGCATCTAAGCTCACAAGCTACATTACTCACGGAATATTTCTATTACTAATCATTGCTGCTTTGATCGTTATTATTATGAACGATTGGACTATGATACCGATTTATATTGCAGGGGCAGTGTGGATACTATCATTCGTAATATTTACGTATATCGTTCCAGCTTATGAATACCGAAGCTTATCATTCGAAGTCTTTAATGAAGAACTTGAAATCCAATCTGGCATATGGTTTCGCTCTAATGTACTCATACCGATGAATCGCGTACAACATGTTGAAGTTGGAAGTGGTCCGATTATGCGGAAATATAAGCTTGCTAGCTTAAAGGTAGTAACGGCGGCAAAGCAACATGAGATTAGCGGCTTACATCAGTCGGATGCAGAGACATTGAAGGTTCAGATTGGGGAATTAGCGAAGGTGGATGAGCTACATGACTAA
- a CDS encoding PH domain-containing protein, translating into MTNPRKLSRLDILFGFLQTLKVFIPMIFVLSINIGETKWIFTLWGLLGTFIIIVLTLLFGWITWKKFSFSLELDRIVIIQGVFNKEEKVIYYNRIHSVNVQQPLLHRVFSVAKLQIETPGGKAGKAEGELRVLPIAHAIELQQQLKHYATIIREGGVITTMPTNVYSSSNTEKEVLNTAQTNNSLLDGNEPENATHHQQVNETVEVPSSNQQYMMEEQLDYDMKLSVGQLFKAALTSLNLNYAIIFIVGIFSFADDFIRFVVPEFNYNQYLDDYNGVSFSIIIVLVAVIMLFVWLLSMVLYVIKFGDYHISRSKEQLSIKYGLLEKKSYVFNEAKVQAIIMDENPIRQLLGFTELKVQVITSDANKEQLVIHPFLRKKDMSDIVERLIPSRNIIIQEKMKGVPIQGLMIYALLPMLLVTVICSISIWLWQFNGLWMLLLYPVMMLWVNSCRVSAGLWLEGNELVLRNRFINRRTYFIARKHIVTLKVKDSPRQRKFGLRSISTTVLGSIFAYSVRSLRREDVESVWDWYSRSK; encoded by the coding sequence ATGACTAATCCACGTAAACTATCACGCCTAGATATTCTTTTTGGATTTCTGCAGACGCTTAAAGTATTCATTCCAATGATTTTTGTTCTTTCTATTAATATTGGTGAGACGAAGTGGATATTTACGTTATGGGGGCTACTAGGTACTTTCATTATTATAGTTCTTACATTATTGTTTGGATGGATAACATGGAAGAAGTTCAGTTTCAGCTTAGAACTGGACCGTATTGTTATCATACAAGGAGTATTCAATAAGGAAGAAAAAGTTATCTATTATAACAGAATTCATTCTGTAAATGTACAGCAACCACTCCTTCATCGGGTGTTCAGTGTTGCAAAATTGCAGATTGAGACCCCTGGTGGCAAGGCTGGTAAAGCAGAAGGTGAGTTAAGGGTACTACCGATTGCACATGCTATCGAGCTACAACAGCAGTTGAAACATTATGCCACAATCATTCGCGAAGGTGGCGTAATAACTACTATGCCTACCAACGTATACAGTAGTAGTAACACTGAGAAAGAAGTATTGAATACCGCTCAAACGAATAATTCATTGCTTGATGGAAATGAACCGGAAAATGCTACGCATCACCAACAGGTAAATGAAACAGTCGAAGTTCCTTCTTCTAATCAACAATATATGATGGAAGAGCAATTGGACTACGATATGAAGTTATCTGTCGGTCAATTATTCAAAGCTGCACTCACCTCTCTGAATCTGAATTACGCGATCATTTTCATCGTAGGTATTTTCTCCTTTGCCGATGATTTTATTAGATTCGTAGTGCCAGAGTTTAATTACAATCAGTACTTGGATGATTATAATGGTGTGTCTTTTAGTATTATTATCGTTCTTGTCGCAGTAATTATGCTATTCGTGTGGCTGTTGTCTATGGTTTTGTATGTGATAAAATTTGGAGACTATCATATCTCGCGCAGTAAAGAGCAGTTATCGATTAAGTATGGTCTACTAGAGAAGAAAAGTTATGTTTTCAATGAAGCTAAAGTTCAAGCGATTATTATGGATGAAAATCCTATTCGTCAATTATTGGGCTTTACAGAGTTAAAAGTTCAAGTTATTACATCTGATGCAAATAAGGAACAGCTTGTTATTCATCCTTTTCTTCGTAAGAAGGATATGTCTGATATCGTTGAGAGGTTAATTCCTAGTCGCAATATCATAATCCAAGAGAAGATGAAGGGTGTTCCTATTCAAGGACTGATGATATATGCTTTGTTACCAATGTTACTCGTAACTGTCATATGTAGTATCAGTATTTGGTTATGGCAATTCAATGGTTTGTGGATGTTATTGTTGTATCCAGTTATGATGTTGTGGGTTAATAGTTGTAGAGTTTCTGCTGGGTTATGGCTTGAAGGCAATGAATTGGTACTACGTAATAGATTTATTAATCGAAGGACCTATTTCATAGCTAGAAAACATATAGTAACGCTTAAGGTAAAGGATTCACCACGACAAAGGAAATTTGGATTAAGATCCATTAGTACGACCGTACTCGGCAGTATATTCGCTTATTCCGTTCGTAGCTTGCGCCGTGAAGATGTTGAATCGGTATGGGATTGGTATAGTCGAAGTAAGTAA
- a CDS encoding HesB/YadR/YfhF family protein translates to MKLIVEQPAASWYKSQMELQQGDHVRIYVRLGGCGSVHPGLSLGVMKDQPREIGLMEEVEGVNFYIEQDNLWYLEEKDLTVSFDAPTEEIKMSVQ, encoded by the coding sequence ATGAAATTAATCGTTGAACAACCAGCAGCAAGTTGGTACAAATCACAGATGGAATTACAGCAAGGAGATCATGTTCGTATCTATGTTAGATTGGGCGGCTGTGGTAGCGTTCATCCTGGACTATCATTGGGTGTAATGAAGGATCAACCACGTGAGATTGGTTTAATGGAAGAAGTGGAAGGTGTAAATTTCTACATCGAGCAAGATAATTTATGGTATTTGGAAGAGAAGGATTTGACTGTATCTTTTGATGCACCAACTGAAGAAATTAAGATGAGTGTACAATAA
- a CDS encoding ABC transporter permease — translation MKVWHLVVILVTLSVISLFVGVTDISLFELFSLSEKQLEVMTITRIPRLVSLIIAGVSMSVAGLIMQQLSRNKFVSPTTAGTDDSAKLGIMVAMLMFSSATTMEKMLIAFVFALAGTFLFMKLLEKIKFKDAIFIPLVGLMFGNIINSVTTFFAYKNDLIQNISSWLQGSFSSVMSGRYELIYISVPLLIVAYLYANKFTIAGMGEEFSANLGLNHKRVVNIGLIIVALVSVVVILSVGAIPFLGLVVPNIVSLYMGDNLKKSLVHTALMGAIFLLACDIIGRIIIYPYEIPIALTVGVIGSGLFLYLLMRRRVYES, via the coding sequence ATGAAAGTATGGCATTTGGTAGTTATTCTAGTGACTTTATCAGTCATATCACTGTTTGTTGGTGTAACTGATATCTCTTTATTCGAACTATTTTCCTTATCCGAGAAGCAACTGGAAGTTATGACGATTACGCGTATCCCTCGGTTAGTTAGTCTTATTATAGCTGGTGTAAGCATGAGTGTGGCAGGGCTAATTATGCAACAGTTGAGCCGCAATAAATTTGTATCCCCTACAACTGCGGGTACAGATGACTCAGCTAAATTAGGTATTATGGTAGCGATGTTAATGTTTTCTTCTGCAACTACGATGGAGAAAATGCTAATTGCCTTTGTATTCGCTCTAGCAGGTACGTTTCTATTTATGAAGTTATTAGAAAAGATTAAGTTTAAGGATGCAATTTTCATCCCACTTGTTGGCTTAATGTTCGGTAATATCATAAATTCTGTTACAACATTTTTTGCTTACAAAAACGATCTAATTCAAAACATCTCATCCTGGTTACAAGGAAGTTTCTCAAGTGTAATGTCAGGGAGATACGAATTAATTTATATTAGTGTTCCATTACTTATTGTCGCTTATCTCTATGCCAACAAATTTACAATTGCAGGTATGGGTGAAGAGTTCTCTGCGAATCTAGGACTTAATCACAAGAGAGTTGTAAATATCGGTTTGATAATTGTAGCTCTTGTATCTGTAGTAGTTATTCTTAGTGTTGGAGCTATTCCGTTTCTAGGTTTAGTTGTACCTAACATAGTGTCCTTGTATATGGGAGATAATTTGAAAAAATCACTAGTTCATACCGCTTTAATGGGTGCAATATTCTTGTTAGCTTGTGATATTATTGGAAGGATTATAATCTACCCATATGAAATTCCAATTGCTTTAACGGTTGGAGTTATCGGTAGTGGCTTGTTCCTTTACTTGCTAATGAGGAGAAGAGTTTATGAAAGCTAA